AGATTTCCGCAAAAGTTGTGTAGAAAGTTTCCCTGAAAGCTTTCCTCTTTTCTTCCGGGTCAGTTTTACCCTTTAGGGCAGAAAAAAATTTGTCCTTCACATCATAAATTTTAAGTTTGATCCCCAATGAAGCCAAAGTCTTCTTTACTTGTTCTGGTTCCTTTTTTCTCATCAATCCGTCATCCAAAAAAACGACGCTGAGCTTTTCCCCGAGGGCTTTATGTCCAAGGACAGCAGTAGTCATACTGTCCACGCCGCCCGACGTGGCAACAACAGCTTTATCCTCTCCAACCGTTCTTCTGATCCACTCCTTCTTTTCCTCTATGAACCTCACAGCATCCATTTGACTCTAGAAGTATTGGAAAGCATCCTTTTTAACCTTTTGCTGAGAAGTTTTCATAAAATAAGGTGGTAAAGATGGGGAAGTTCACCGAAAAGCTCAAAATGGCCGGGGTGGCTGTCACTTTCCGTGATGTCATCCTTCTGCCTGGTCTGGCGGAAGTTGAGCCTGCCGAAGTGGATGTAAGCACAAAAGTTTCGAAGAATTATAAACTAAACATCCCATTCGTCTCCTCTCCGATGGACACCGTTACAGAAAGCGAGATGGCGATCGCCATAGCCAGAGAAGGAGGTTTAGGAGTTTTGCATCGCAACTGCTCCGTGGAAGAGCAGGTGGAAATGGCGAAAAGGGTGAAACGCGCTGAAGCACTGATAATTCGAGACGTTGTTACGGTATCTCCGGATCAAACTGTTGCAGAGGCCGTTGAACTTATGAGAATTCATCAAATTTCCGGGCTGCCTGTTGTAGAGGGTAGGAAACTTGTCGGGATAATCACCGGGCGGGATGTGAGGTTCGCCGATGCTCATCTTAAAGTTCGCGATGTTATGACGAAGGATGTGATTACAGCGGGGGAGGACATCGACATCGAAAAGGCCAAGGAAATTTTGCACAGGCACCGGATAGAAAAGCTCCCCATAGTTAACGAGAGTGGAGAGCTAAAAGGTTTGATAACGTTTAAGGATATCTCACTTCGAGGCAAATATCCGAACGCAGCACGCGATGAAGAAGGACAGCTTCTCTGTGCAGCAGCGATTTCTCCCTTCGACATAGAACGGGCAAAAAAACTGGATAAATATGTCGATATCCTAGTGACCGATGTTGCCCATTTCCACAATGTGCGAGTTATCCAAGCAACGAAGAAGCTTCTTCAAGAGGTGAACGCCGATGTGATAGTAGGAAACATTGGAACATATGAAGCCGCCGTGGACACGATTACACAACTCGAAGGGGTGGCGGGTTTACGCGTTGGAGTAGGCTCTGGTTCGATATGCGTAACGTCGGAGGTGACAAAAGCTGGAGCGCCAACACTTTTTGCTGTAGCTCAAATCGCTGATGCTTTGGCGGATTATGGCTGCGATATACCGGTGATTGCCGATGGTGGTGTGAGAGGACCAGGCGATGCTGCTCTAGCTCTAGCAGCAGGAGCTTCTGCGGTTATGGCCGGGAATCTCTTTGCGAGATGTAAAGAAGCGCCTGGCACCTTGATGGCAATTGGTGGGAGATATTACAAACAATATCGTGGAATGGGCAGCCCCTCCGCCTTGGCGAAAAGATACTCATTAGACCGCTACAGCATGCCAGCAAAGGGAATAGCGGAAGGGGTAGAGGGATGGGTTCCTTACAGGGGTGAGGTGAGCACAGTTCTCAAGGAACTTTGTGATGGTCTACGCGCAGCGATGGGTTATGCTGGCGCAAAAAACATCAGGGATCTGTGGGCAAAAGCAAGGTTTGGTCTACTAACCGCAGCCGGAATCGAGGAGACGAAGCCCCACGATATTCTGCTTCCTAGCGAGTCCATCGAAAAACTCTAATGTCTGAAATGCCTGATTCCGGTGAAAACCATCGAAATTCCCAGATCATCTGCTGCATCTATTATCTGCTGATCTCTAATAGAGCCTCCCGGCTGTATGATCGCAGTTACTCCAGCCTCCGCTGCTTTCTGAACGGTATCTGGAAACGGGATAAAGCCATCGGAGGCAAGAACACTCCCCTTGCTTCTCTCTCCAGCTTTTCTTATCGCAATCTCCGTAGAATCTACTCTACTCATCTGTCCGGCTCCGATTCCAACCGTTTGTTTATCTTTTGCCAAGACGATGGCATTTGATTTTACATGTTTGACGACTTTCCAAGCAAAAAGCAAGTCTTCAAGTTCTTTAGTTCCAGGTTTCTTTTTTGTTACAACTTTTAACTCCTCTGGTTTTAAGTCGACCAGATCTTCATCCTGAACAAGCAGCCCTCCAGAAATCTGTCTTATCCCAATGCGCTCGAAATCTCCGCTAACCCGAAGCACCCGCAAGTTTGGCTTTTTCTCTAAAATCTTCAAAGCTTCTTTGTCGTAATCCGGTGCGCATAGAACCTCAAGAAAGACAGAGATTATTTTTTCGGCAAGTGGAGGAGTCACTTTTCCATTCACGGCAACTATTCCGCCATAAGCCGATACTGGATCACACTCGTACGCTTTGGAATATGCTTCTTGCAGATCTGAAGCGCAAGCAACACCACAGGGGTTCCCATGTTTTATTATCACAGCCGCGGGTTCTTTGAATTCGTTCACAAGTTTCCAGCCGGCTTCTGCATCTAGCAGATTGTTGTATGAAAGTTCTTTCCCCTGTAAAAATTCGGCGTTTGCGATACCTTTTTTACTCCCATCAGAATACAAGACACCTCTCTGGTGGGGGTTTTCTCCATATCTTAACATCGCGATTTTCCTATAAGAAAGGTTGAAGATTTCGGGAAAATCTCCATATTCAAAAACGCTCCCCAAGTAGTTCGAGATAATCGCATCATATCTCGCTGTGTGCAAGAATGCCTTGACCGCGAGCATCTCCCTAGTTTTTTCGCTCAGTTCACCGGTGTTTCTGATTTCTTCTAAAATTTTTGGGTAATCTTCTGGATCCACGATGACTCCAACATATTTATAATTTTTTGCAGCAGAACGCACCATAGCTGGTCCACCTATGTCGATATTCTCAATAGCCTCTTCCAGACTTGCCCCTTTTGCGACGACTTCCTCAAAAGGATAGAGATTGACCACCACTAGGTCAATTGGTTCTATTCCCTGCTCTCGTATTTGCCGAATGTGTTCATCTTTATCTCTGATGGCAAGAATTCCGCCATGAATTTTCGGATGGAGGGTTTTTACCCTTCCATCCAGCATTTCTGGGAATTTTGTAATTTCTGAAACCTCAAGTACTCTGATCCCATTTTCTCTCAGCAATTTTGCAGTTCGTCCTGTGGATATTATCTCTATTCCGAGCTTTTGCAGTTCCTTACAAAAGTCAACAATCCCCGTCTTGTTGTAGACGCTTACAAGTGCACGTTTTATCTTCATGTTGTTCTCCTCTTTTCTTCGCGTTTTTCTATCGCCGCCTTGATGAATGCATCAAAAACTGGAGCCGGCTTACCGGGCCTAGATTTGAACTCAGGATGGAATTGTGTAGCAATGAAGAAACAATGGTTTGGAAGCTCGATTATCTCCGCTTTACCATCTGGAGTCTTTCCAGAGAAAATGATTCCGCCCTTTTCAAGAATCTCGAAATATGCGGGATTGACCTCGTATCTATGTCTATGCCTCTCGAATATTCTATCTTTCCCATAGATCTTGAAAGCAAGTGTTCCAGGCTTCACCAAAACCTCTTGAGCTCCGAGCCTCATAGTCCCCCCCATCTCAGTGATCTTCTTTTGTTCAGGCAGGAGATCGATGACGGGGTGAGGAGTGTTCGGGTCGATTTCGGTGCTGTTCGCGTCTTTCAGTCCAATGTGACGTGCAAACTCTACAATGGCTAATTGAAACCCGAAGCAGAGACCCAAAAATGGTATGTTTTTCTCTCTCGCATATGAGATAGCTGAAATTTTGCCTTCGGACCCCCGCTTCCCGAAACCCCCCGGAACCAGTATTCCGTCATATTCTGCTAAAATCTTCTCTGGATTCGCCGTTTCAAGTTCCTCAGCCTCGATCCAGTTTATTTTCACCTTGCAGTTGTTTATCCCACCAGCATGTTTAAGTGCTTCATTTATGCTTAGATAAGTATCCGCAAATCGGACATATTTCCCGATCATAGCAATCATAACTTCTTTATCAGCTCTATCCATCTGTTCCACAATTCTTTTCCATTCGGTGAGATCCTCGCTCCTAGACCTCAGAGATAAAAGCCTAAGCAAAAGATTATCCATCCTCTCTTCCTTCAAAATAAGCGGAACGGCGTAGATATTGTCAACATCCGGTGCGCTAACGACAGCATCGGGGGGCACATTGCAGAAAAGCGAGATCTTCCTTCTGGCCTCCTTCGTGAGGGGAGTTTTACATCTGCAAACTATTATGTCTGGCATTATTCCAAGCTCACGCAACTCTTTCACACTATGTTGCGTAGGTTTTGTCTTTTGTTCGCCGACCACATCCAAAACCGGCACTAGGGTAACATGAACAAAAACAACATTGGTTGATCCCTCTTCGAGTCTCATCTGCCTGACAGCTTCGAGAAACGGCATGCTCTCGATATCTCCAACCGTTCCCCCGATTTCGACCAAACAAATCTCAGCCCCGCTGTCCCCCGCAACTCTTCTTATTCTTTCTTTGATGAGATCTGTCACGTGAGGAATTATCTGCACCGTCTTTCCGAGATATTCCCCCTTTCTCTCCCTCTCTATAATTTTTCCATAGATCTGCCCCGTCGTTATGTTGTGATGCTTTGTAAGATTGATATTCAAAAATCTTTCGTAGTGACCCATATCGAGGTCTATTTCTCCACCGTCCTCGGTTACAAATATCTCTCCATGCTCAAAGGGATTCATCGTTCCAGCGTCGACATTCAGATAGGGGTCAATTTTTATTGCAGTTACAGAAAAGCCGTGCGATTGAAGAAGCTTTCCGATGGATGCTGTTGTTATTCCTTTTCCAAGTCCGCTCATTACCCCTCCGGTAACTACTATGTACTTCATGGTCCTACACCCTCAGTTTTTCTATCGCACTTATATTCTTGAGCCCTAGGTTTTCCAGATATTTTTCAATGCCTCTGCAGATTTCCCTAAAGATCGAAAGGCCCTTTACTGCTATGGCAGACCCTACCTGAACGGCGGTAGCTCCGGCCAAGATGAATTCTACAGCATCTTCCCATGTTTCTACTCCACCACAACCAACTATCGGTATGGAAAGCCGTTTGTGAAGTTGATGGACGCATCTCAACGCTATCGGATGAATAGCCGGGCCGGAAAGCCCCCCATAGATTTCCGAAAGAATTGGACTTCTCGTGTGCACGTCTATAGCCATGCCGGTAATAGTGTTTATCGCAACCACACCATCGGCTCCGGCTTTCTGGGCAGACTCTCCGACTTCAACTAATCTGTCGGTCAAGCCAAGTTTGACGAAAACCGGGATAGTGACGTTATCCTTAACCCTTCGGACTATTCTTTTAACAACTTCTGGTTCTCGGCCGAATTCGAGTCCTCCTCTTTTGACGTTTGGGCAGGAAAGATTTAGTTCAACAGCATCGGCCCCGCAATCATCAGCCGCTCCGCATATTTTGACGAATTCGTTTTCGCTGAATCCGGCCACACTGACGATTACTGGAACTCCTCCTTCTTTCGCTATCGGAAGATCATATGACAAGAAATCTATGTAACCAGGGTTTGCGATTCCGATGTTATTAAGAAATCCGCCCCGCACTCCTATTACGGCTGGTGTATTGCTTCCTTCCCGTTTTTCCACAGTTAGACTTTTTGTCACAACTGCTCCGGCGCCAGCCAGTGCTGCCTGTTTCAAAAGAGGACCGTTTGAGAGGATTCCTGCTGCCAACATGATCGGATTCCGCAACTTCAATCTGCCAATCTTAACCGAAAGTTTTGACATTTCTTCCCCATCCTCTTCTTCCAACTATTTCTCTCTCAAACATTACTAACTTTCCTCTCACGAGTGTGGCGATAGGAACGCCGATGACCTTCGTTCCTGCGAACGGACTGAACTTTGCCTTACTGATGAAATTTGAAGGATCGATTTTCCACTCTTTTTCCAGATCCACCACGGTGAGATTTGCGGTCATTCCCTCCTTGATTTCTCCAAAGTGCTTCAGTCCAAGAATTCTGGCAGGCCTGCTCGAGCATGTTCTGACAAAATCCTCCAGTCGCAACATGTCTTTCTTTACCATAGTGAGCAAAAGCGGAACCGTTGTCTCAAGTGAAGGAAATCCGGATGCTGGTGGGTCTGCCAGTTTTTCTTCTAACGAATGTGGCGCATGATCTGATGTTACACAGTCTATAACTCCCTTCTGTAGTTTCTCCAGTAGAAATTTTCTGTCTCTCTCGCTTCTGAGTGAAGGTTCAACTCGTGCGATTTTTCCTATTTTTTCAACGTCCTTTTCCGTAAGCAGAAGATAGTGTGGACAAGTATCACCGGTGAGCGGTAACAGACTTTTCTTTTTCGAGAAAATCTCCGCCCCTCTGGTAGACGAGATATGTGTGACATGCAACTTAAATCCAACTTTTCTGGAGAGCTCGGTTATATCCTCAATCGCCCCGGCTTCAGCCTCAGGTAGTCTTATTGGACCGAATTTAGTGTGTCTAACAGGTTCTGGTCTCTCCGCATGCGCAACCACTAGCATGTTCTTTCTTGAAGCGAAATCCAAGATTTTTCTCATCAGCTCATGGTTTTCTTGTGAATAGAATTCTCTATGCATGAAAATCTTTAGACCAATCGCCAAATCTACAACTTCTTCCGTCAAATGTTCAAGTTTTTTTGGAACTCCATAATACAGTCCGTAGTCAACAAAGCTTTTTTTCCTAGCGATTTTTTCTCTCTTTCTTAGCACCGAAGGTTTATTGATCGGAGGTATGGTGTTTGGCATATCGCACACGACTGTAAATCCGCCCATCGCCGCAGCCATCGTACCGGTTTCAAAGTCTTCTTTATAGTCGAGTTTAAAATCTCTAAGATGAACATGCATATCGATTAGTCCAGGTAAAATAAGGTTTCCCTTTCTCCGGAAATCTAACTTTTCCTCACCTTCAAGGTTCTTCCTGATTCTGGCGATTTTTCCATTTTCTATGAGGATGCTGCCGTCGATTATTTTGGTAGATGTGTAGATTTTGCCGCTGACTACGAGGCTCAGATTGGCACCCTCCTTCCAGCAGCATCTCTGGAGAATCTGCCGAAATCCGTGTTTAAAAGTTCCCTAGCGCAGAAGACCGGACCGTCTATGCACACCCTTAATCCGACTGGGTCGAGAACGCAGGAGCCGCATATTCCAAATCCACACTTCATATATCTCTCTAAGGAAGCCTGTACATGGATGCCCTTTTTCAGTGCGATTTCTAAAATTTTTTTCATCATCATTTCAGGTCCACAAGTTAGCACGCATTCAGGTTTGATTTTGTTCAAAAGATTCTCGAACAGCTCGGTTACGAGCCCTTTATATCCAGCGGAACCATCTTCTGTGGCGACTTCGACTTTCGCTCCGAGTTTTTTAGCTTCATGAATGAAGAGAAGCTCTTCAGATTTTTTTGCTCCGACCACATACCAACACTCACCCCGATTTTCTCTGATAGACTTTAGAGCATAGATAAGAGGAGAAGCTCCGTATCCTCCCGCGACTAGCATTACTTTTTTGTAACCGTTCAGCGAAAAACCACGTCCGAATGGGCCACGCAAAAGCAAAATATCGCCTTTTTTAAGGTTCATCATAAGCTCAGTGGTTTTCCCGACAGCAGCGACAGTTAGTCTCAATATGTTTTGCTCGAAACCGGATGCGGAGATAGGGATCTCTTCCCCTCCGGGAGCCCAGATCATAAAAAACTGCCCCGGCGAGGGTTTTTGTCCAGCGTATTGTAAGTAAAAAGACTTGATGTTTGAAGCTTCTTCCTTCACACGTTTTATTTTGCAGGCTCTGGGTGCGAATTGCAGATAAGGATCAACGTTTTTCAATTCTCTCACCGCTTAGCAGCAGCTCGCGAGTATTGTTCGATTATGTCATTCTGATTTACGTATGTGCCGCAATACTCGCAGCACAAAACTAGTGGTTCACTCGAAACTACCTTAAAAGTAGGAACCACTGGTTCTCCCTGCTTGTTTGTTATACAATTTGGATTTACGCATGTCACGATTTCCTTTATTATGCTTGGAAGTTTCACCTTCGTTTTTTTCACCACGGAATAGTCTCTAATTGTATTTATCGTTGCCTCGGGCGCCAGAAGAGCAATTTTATCTACTTCTTTCGGGTCTAATTCCCGATTTTCTATTTTTACAATGTCTTTTTTTCCAATTTTTTTACTTCTGACATTCATGAGAAGAGCCACGGTATATCCTTCTTCTCCAGTTATTCCAAGAATTTTTAGGACGTTCAGCGCCTGTCCTCCAGGAATGTGATCTATTACGGTACCATTTTTTATTCTCCTGACTATGAGTTTGTTTCCTTCCTCTTTCATTTTTCTCCCTCGAGCAAAAGATACAACAAAGCCATTCTTACTGGAACCCCATTTGCTGCTTGTTGGAAATATCTCGCAGATTTATGAGTATCAACTTCAAGAGCTATTTCACCAACTCTGGGCAGCGGGTGCATTATTATCATTCCATCTTTTGCGTTTTTGATGGTCTCCAAATCCACCCTATATGAACCCTTGACCTTTTCGTATTCCGCAGGATCCGGAAACCTTTCACGCTGTATTCTCGTCACATATAGAACATCTGTCTCTTGTATAATGTCTTGGAGATTTTCTCTTATTTCAAAATTCACCCCAGATTTTGTGAGGTGCTCTTCGAGTTCCTTTCTGGGTTTGAGCAACGGCGGAGACACGAGATATATTTTTCTCGGTTTGAATTTTGTCAAAGCGTAAAGAAATGATGCGACAGCTCTTCCATATCTCAGATCCCCCATCAATACGAAGTTCAGTCCATCGATCCTTCCGAATTCTTTCCAGACGGTGTAAAGATCGACCATCGCTTGTGTTGGATGATTTTTTGTACCATCTCCTGCGTTTATCACAGGAGCGTCAGCGATTTCAGCAGCAAGTTTCGCCGCACCTTCCACTTTATGTCGAATTGCGATGACATCCGCATAAGCATCCAGCATTCTGATGGTATCAGCCAAGTTTTCCCCCTTCGCAATCGAAGTCGCCTCTATATCTGTAAATCCAATAACGGAGCCGCCAAGCTTGTGCATTGCCGTCTCAAAACTTAACTTCGTTCTAGTGCTAGGTTCAAAAAAGGCATTGGCGAGAATTTTTCCTTTTAACACAGAGCTTCCTTTTTTCATGGTTTTTTCCATTTTTTTCGAAACCTCAAATATTTTCTTGAGTTCGGCATCGCTGAAATCCAGTATGGAAATCACATCTCTGTTTTTGAACATCTCCTCTCCTCCAGATATCTCATTACGAGTTCATAATTCTCTCGTCCCATGCTTCCAAGTAAATAGAGTCTAGAAAATATCTCACTTACCTTGGATAAGGAAACGAGCGTTATTCCTTCTTTTTTGAGATTTTGTTCGGCTCCTTCTTCTCTATCCACAAACACAACGGCGTATCTCAAAATTCCGCCTTTTTCTTTAATCGAGAGAGCGGCTTTCAACAAGCTTTCTCCAGTGGTAGCCACATCGTCAACCAGGATAACCCTATTTCCAGGTTCCAATTCACCCTCGATCTCGCTCTCGGTCCCATGGGTCTTTTTTTCTTTTCTGACGTAAATCAGGGGTTTTTTCAGTTTGTAAGCAACAATTGTGGCAATTGGTATGCCCGCGGTTGCGACACCAGCGACTCTGTCAAACTCCCCCAGCGTTTTTATAATTTCTACGTAATCATTCGTAATCTCGTCGAAGATGGCTGGGTAAGAAATAATCTTTCTCAGGTTGATATAGTATGGGCTGATTCTACCTGAAGAAAGCCTAAACTCGCCAGTCATAATACATCCGAGCTCGGCTAGCTTTAAGTAAATTTCATCTCTTGGCATTCCTGATCGCCTCCAAGATCTCTTTTGCTTTCTTAGCTGGTTCGGAACTCTCAGTTATCGACCTGCCTATTATCTCAAAGTCCGATCCGGCGACTATTGCTGATCCGAATGGAGTACCCTGAGCTCCGACCCCCGGCGAAAAAATCGGCTTATCAAACATCTTCCTAGCCTTCCTAATGATGTCTGGTCTGCTTGCAGGAAGCACGAAGCCATCGACTCCTGCAGAGTCGGCAATCAGAAGGAGTTTCAAAAAGTTCTTGTTGAGGAAATCGTTCGCTCCTGCATGACTCATCGCGCATAGCCCCAAAACTCCTCTATCCTTCTTTTTTGCCAATTTCACTACCGGGATCAAACCATCTTTGGCTCCTATGGCGGCGTGAGCGATTATTCCGTCAAAACCGGCATCGAAGAGCAACCCCGCCGTCAGCACGTTTATGTGCCCAATGTCCGCCATCTTCGTGTCGCAGATGAAGAAGTACCTTTTGGTATGCTCTCTTGTCAGCCGTTTTATTCCGTCAAGTCCCAACGAAAGCAGAAGTGGTAAACCGATTTTGATTCCGGATACATAGTCTTCTAACTCCAATAGCAGAGCTTCAAGTTTTTTCAGAGATTCTTTTTTGTTGCAAAAGGATTCGGTGTAGTCTGGCAAAAAATCGAGAGCTAAAACAATCGGAGTTCCCTTCTTTTCGCGCAACGTCTCTATTTTTTTATGGAATTTTTCACTCACAAGCCCTTCCTTATCTACATCCACGAAAGATAAAAGCGTGTCGAGTCTAGGCATATATAAGCATATTTGTGTACAGGGAACGGATTATTAACCTTTCGCAAATTTTCGAAAAACTCCGAGTTTAGAGTTTCTTTTTAAGGACAACTAAGAGAAGTTGTTCTGAGGTGAAAAAATGCAGTTTAGGAATGGAAGAACTCTGACGAGAGCCGGTTGGATAGCAGTCATCGCCCTGATTGCAAGCGTAGGACTGGCCGTCGCTGCGCTTAGATTAACCGTGAGGTTTGGAGCCACGGTAGTTTCTGCGCCAATAACATGGCAGTTTATCGGAGTTGATAACTCGGAAAATATACCGATTCCGGATGGCGGAGAGACAACGTTCTGGATAAGCTTCACGAACCAGTCTGGTAGGTTCCAGGGAGTTGCAGTTTACTCAACAGTGTTTGACGTAAGCGGAGGTAAGGTCTGGTCAGGTCTCTATGATAATGCCACAGGAAACGAGCTACCGGACTCGGATTATGGTGCCAACTACAAGAGGCTAGATCTTAACGCTGGGCAAACAAGAGTGGTCAAAGTGGTTCTGGCTGATGTCAATGCTAATCCAGGCGACTACTGGATCTGGGGTCTAAATACTGGCTTCTCGTTGTTCTTGGACAACATTGTTCTGTAGAGAGGGGGGATCAGGTCTTCGGTCCCTCCCATTATTTTTATTTTTTTAACGGGGAGAAAAGAGAGGGGACAAATGAAAAATGTTTGGAAAATAATCCCATCCGTGTTGGTAATACTGTTTGTGGTCTCTTTATGTGCTGGACTTTTTCGTCTTACCGTGAAATTCGGAGCAATGGTTGTTGGCGGTTTACCAGGAATTCTGCGATATGACGATTTCAACGATGGTGTCCTAGGCACGAACCTTGGTGGGGGTGCCGGCGCAATGTCATACGATGGGGCCCACGACCCCAGCCTGAGTTTTGTTTCTGGTTATGAAGGCACCTATGCGCTTAAAATTTCGTACAGCGTTCCAGTCGGACAATGGTGTGGTTACTGGAGTTTTTTCCTCGCGAGTCAGAAAGGATATGATATCGGCATGTTTACGGACATAAGGATGTGGGTAAAAGGTGAGAATGGAGGAGAAAACTTCAAAATAGAACTTAAGGATGAATTCGGCACTGTTAGGACAGTTTACATTTCAATGGTCCCTGGTTTTGAGTCCGGTCTGAGCACTAGTTGGCGGGAGCTTGTTATACCTCTCTACAACTTTCCGGATTTAAACCTCTATTACGTGAAACAAGTCAACATCATCTTTGACACTTATCCATATTCTGGGACGATATATATTGACAACATTGTCTTTACGCAGTTTTCACCATACACCCCCTCTCCAATTGGTCTAGTTTTTGATGATTTTAACGGTGGTCTTGGCCCAAACAGGCTCGGCGGATCCAACGGAACAATGGATCCAAACCCAGGCGATCCAACCGAATGGATAACAGCATCGTATGTTACAGATTCCTATGAGGGACTTGGAGCTCTAAAATTAACATACAACCGAGGCGCGGCGAGTTGGGTGGGATACTGGAGTTTCATGAGACCCGATCAGACTGGGTACGACGTCTCGGATTATGAAAATCTCTGTATGTGGGTGAAGGGAGCGAGTGGAGGGGAAAGATTCAAAGTAGAACTAAAAGATACATCCAACAACACGAGTTCAATATATGTTACTGTTCCAGGAACAACCTATCAGAAGATATCGATACCGCTATCAGATTTCACCGGCCTCGATCTGAAAAATCTCAGACAAGTGAATATAGTCTTCGACACCTCGCCGAACAGTGGCACGGTTTACATAGATTTGGTTCTCTTCGAGTGGGATGTTTACAAAGAGGCTCAGAAAAGAGCCTTCCTCTATTTCTGGAGGGAGATGAACCCTCAGACCGGGTTGGTCCCGGACAAGAATAGAGATAAAATGGCAAGCATCGCAGCAACTGGATTTGGCCTTTCAGCAATATGCGTAGGAGAAAGCAGAGGTTGGATATCCAGACAAGAAGCGATGGAAAGAGTGCTAAAAGCGTTGAGATTTCTCAGAGACAATGCGGAAAAGGTTAACGGAATGCCCTACCACTTCCTGCACGTTGACAACGGTTCTCGTTTCGGAACTTCAGAGATTTCCATAATCGATACGGCTATGCTAATGGCTGGTGTGCTCCATGTGGCTGAACATTTCAAAGAAAACCAACAAATTGTTTCATTGGCCGAGGAGATCTTCAATGCAGTTGATTGGTATTGGTTTGTCAGACCAAGTGGAACATTTGATGCAGCTTGGTCTCCAGAGATCGGATTTTACGGGGAAAGATTTGGTTATGACGAGTACATCCTAGCCGGGATAATCGGTCTGGGTTCCTCAACGAAGCCACTTCCAAGAAGCAGTTGGGATGTCTGGAGATCGGGATACAAGTGGGCTTCTTATGAAAATTACACTTTCCTCTGTCCAGGCGGTTACATGAGACCGACTTCTTACTTGTATCACTTTCCGGCCTCTTGGATAGATTTCAGGAATAAACACGATAACTATGTCGATTACTGGGACACGATGGTAAACGCTCTCTTGGCCAACCGTGAATATTGTAGAGACTGGGCTGAAAACTATCCAGAGTATGACGACAATCTCTGGGGATGGAATGCCTGTGAGGGGCCTGAGGGATATCTCGGCTGGGATCCATTCCGTGGAACAATAGCACCCTCTGCTGTTGTAGGCTCGGTTCCATTCTTCCCAGATTTTGCAGTTCCAGATGTCCGCTATATTTACGAACATTACGGGGAGAACATATGGGGCATCTACGGCTTCAAGGATTCAATGGATTCGGGCTATAACTCCGGTCGAGGCTGGTTCTGCGAGAACTTCGTCGGAATAAACAAAGGTCCGGAAGTTCTATTACCAGAAGCCTACATTAGCGGTCTAGTATGGAAGGAGATGATGAACAATTTCTACATCTTGGAGGG
This region of Candidatus Hadarchaeales archaeon genomic DNA includes:
- a CDS encoding orotidine 5'-phosphate decarboxylase / HUMPS family protein; this translates as MPRLDTLLSFVDVDKEGLVSEKFHKKIETLREKKGTPIVLALDFLPDYTESFCNKKESLKKLEALLLELEDYVSGIKIGLPLLLSLGLDGIKRLTREHTKRYFFICDTKMADIGHINVLTAGLLFDAGFDGIIAHAAIGAKDGLIPVVKLAKKKDRGVLGLCAMSHAGANDFLNKNFLKLLLIADSAGVDGFVLPASRPDIIRKARKMFDKPIFSPGVGAQGTPFGSAIVAGSDFEIIGRSITESSEPAKKAKEILEAIRNAKR
- the pyrI gene encoding aspartate carbamoyltransferase regulatory subunit — protein: MKEEGNKLIVRRIKNGTVIDHIPGGQALNVLKILGITGEEGYTVALLMNVRSKKIGKKDIVKIENRELDPKEVDKIALLAPEATINTIRDYSVVKKTKVKLPSIIKEIVTCVNPNCITNKQGEPVVPTFKVVSSEPLVLCCEYCGTYVNQNDIIEQYSRAAAKR
- a CDS encoding dihydroorotate dehydrogenase electron transfer subunit, with the translated sequence MRELKNVDPYLQFAPRACKIKRVKEEASNIKSFYLQYAGQKPSPGQFFMIWAPGGEEIPISASGFEQNILRLTVAAVGKTTELMMNLKKGDILLLRGPFGRGFSLNGYKKVMLVAGGYGASPLIYALKSIRENRGECWYVVGAKKSEELLFIHEAKKLGAKVEVATEDGSAGYKGLVTELFENLLNKIKPECVLTCGPEMMMKKILEIALKKGIHVQASLERYMKCGFGICGSCVLDPVGLRVCIDGPVFCARELLNTDFGRFSRDAAGRRVPI
- a CDS encoding dihydroorotase family protein, with protein sequence MLQRCCWKEGANLSLVVSGKIYTSTKIIDGSILIENGKIARIRKNLEGEEKLDFRRKGNLILPGLIDMHVHLRDFKLDYKEDFETGTMAAAMGGFTVVCDMPNTIPPINKPSVLRKREKIARKKSFVDYGLYYGVPKKLEHLTEEVVDLAIGLKIFMHREFYSQENHELMRKILDFASRKNMLVVAHAERPEPVRHTKFGPIRLPEAEAGAIEDITELSRKVGFKLHVTHISSTRGAEIFSKKKSLLPLTGDTCPHYLLLTEKDVEKIGKIARVEPSLRSERDRKFLLEKLQKGVIDCVTSDHAPHSLEEKLADPPASGFPSLETTVPLLLTMVKKDMLRLEDFVRTCSSRPARILGLKHFGEIKEGMTANLTVVDLEKEWKIDPSNFISKAKFSPFAGTKVIGVPIATLVRGKLVMFEREIVGRRGWGRNVKTFG
- the pyrB gene encoding aspartate carbamoyltransferase; the protein is MFKNRDVISILDFSDAELKKIFEVSKKMEKTMKKGSSVLKGKILANAFFEPSTRTKLSFETAMHKLGGSVIGFTDIEATSIAKGENLADTIRMLDAYADVIAIRHKVEGAAKLAAEIADAPVINAGDGTKNHPTQAMVDLYTVWKEFGRIDGLNFVLMGDLRYGRAVASFLYALTKFKPRKIYLVSPPLLKPRKELEEHLTKSGVNFEIRENLQDIIQETDVLYVTRIQRERFPDPAEYEKVKGSYRVDLETIKNAKDGMIIMHPLPRVGEIALEVDTHKSARYFQQAANGVPVRMALLYLLLEGEK
- the pyrE gene encoding orotate phosphoribosyltransferase, whose translation is MPRDEIYLKLAELGCIMTGEFRLSSGRISPYYINLRKIISYPAIFDEITNDYVEIIKTLGEFDRVAGVATAGIPIATIVAYKLKKPLIYVRKEKKTHGTESEIEGELEPGNRVILVDDVATTGESLLKAALSIKEKGGILRYAVVFVDREEGAEQNLKKEGITLVSLSKVSEIFSRLYLLGSMGRENYELVMRYLEERRCSKTEM